Proteins encoded together in one Halomarina salina window:
- a CDS encoding polysaccharide deacetylase family protein: MTSDRATTVDDDGTPTAVLSVDFELFSQTPAYRSAGGTAPADEATAGLEMGQFLRETLADHDAEATFFTVSSVAEDHPDEVRAIADAGHEIASHTHSHRLLSDLDPDERREELVHSRDVLESVTGATVEGFRAPAFDVPEGTLAALADAGYRYDSSVAACRKIPGWYGGEDDAVRPCSAVDVQADAPDTLAELPIAVMPGLRLPLTGTWLRFFGVRYTIAGMHMLARRGITPVLYVHPWELADLPDVEGVPKRVYVRTGAWMRRAVERILAEPFEFVTARSVVADAAGTPPLDAPAPGAGGAE, encoded by the coding sequence ATGACTAGCGACCGGGCGACGACGGTGGACGACGACGGGACCCCCACGGCCGTCCTCTCGGTCGACTTCGAACTGTTCTCGCAGACGCCGGCGTACCGGAGCGCCGGGGGCACCGCCCCCGCAGACGAGGCGACCGCTGGCCTGGAGATGGGCCAGTTCCTCCGCGAGACGCTCGCGGACCACGACGCCGAGGCGACGTTCTTCACCGTCTCGTCGGTCGCCGAGGACCACCCCGACGAGGTCCGCGCCATCGCGGACGCGGGCCACGAGATAGCCTCCCACACCCACAGCCACCGGCTGCTGTCGGACCTGGACCCCGACGAACGTCGGGAGGAACTCGTCCACTCCCGAGACGTACTGGAGTCGGTCACCGGCGCGACGGTCGAGGGGTTCCGCGCGCCCGCGTTCGACGTACCCGAAGGGACGCTCGCGGCCCTCGCCGACGCGGGCTACCGCTACGACTCCAGCGTCGCCGCCTGCCGCAAGATTCCGGGCTGGTACGGCGGCGAGGACGACGCGGTTCGACCCTGCTCCGCGGTGGACGTGCAGGCAGACGCGCCCGACACGCTCGCCGAACTGCCAATCGCGGTGATGCCCGGCCTGCGCCTCCCCCTGACGGGGACGTGGCTCCGGTTCTTCGGCGTGCGCTACACCATCGCCGGGATGCACATGCTCGCGCGACGGGGCATCACGCCCGTGCTCTACGTCCACCCGTGGGAACTCGCGGACCTGCCCGACGTCGAGGGCGTCCCGAAGCGGGTGTACGTCCGCACCGGCGCGTGGATGCGCCGGGCCGTCGAGCGCATCCTGGCCGAACCGTTCGAGTTCGTCACCGCGCGGTCGGTCGTCGCCGACGCGGCGGGGACGCCACCGCTCGACGCACCCGCTCCCGGCGCGGGCGGGGCGGAGTAG
- a CDS encoding DUF2304 domain-containing protein — MAEYTLVNLMTFVVGLGLLFNGYYIVRRGREDIALFVLSAIVGLGLVFVALVPNAFQGIATLLGLEWQARAILVISNLVLFVVVTYLFNRIGKLYDQQSRLNEELSLLKNDLEEQRDD; from the coding sequence ATGGCAGAGTACACCCTCGTCAACCTGATGACGTTCGTCGTCGGTCTCGGCCTGCTGTTCAACGGCTACTACATCGTCCGCCGGGGCCGCGAGGACATCGCGCTGTTCGTCCTCTCGGCCATCGTCGGCCTCGGTCTGGTGTTCGTGGCGCTCGTCCCCAACGCGTTCCAGGGTATCGCCACCCTCCTCGGTCTGGAGTGGCAGGCCCGCGCGATTCTCGTCATCTCGAACCTCGTGCTGTTCGTCGTGGTCACCTACCTGTTCAACCGTATCGGGAAACTGTACGACCAGCAGTCCCGCCTCAACGAGGAGTTGAGCCTGCTGAAGAACGACCTCGAAGAGCAACGAGATGACTAG
- a CDS encoding glycosyltransferase family 2 protein, translating into MRTVAVIPAYNEAATIGSVVDGAMAHVDHVVVVDDGSSDDTARVARGHGASVVEHVINTGVGGAVRTGYRYAIRNDYDFVVQIDADGQHDPAYIPTLLEEAEDHDMVIASRYLNDSHEEYSQVRNTGIRFFTAVVNRLGGIDITDVTSGFRVYRVSKLETILHHSDRHWAVEQTLDAARSGHRITEVSVKMPVRDEGDSQFTFDTFVLYPARMADVILRVLIFR; encoded by the coding sequence GTGCGTACCGTCGCTGTCATCCCCGCGTACAACGAGGCCGCCACCATCGGGTCGGTCGTCGACGGCGCGATGGCCCACGTCGACCACGTGGTCGTCGTCGACGACGGGTCGAGCGACGACACCGCTCGCGTCGCGCGCGGCCACGGCGCGAGCGTGGTCGAACACGTCATCAACACCGGCGTCGGCGGGGCGGTCCGGACGGGTTACCGCTACGCCATCCGCAACGACTACGACTTCGTCGTCCAGATCGACGCCGACGGCCAACACGACCCCGCGTACATCCCGACCCTCCTCGAGGAGGCCGAGGACCACGACATGGTCATCGCCAGCCGATATCTCAACGACAGCCACGAGGAGTACTCGCAGGTCAGAAACACCGGCATCCGGTTCTTCACGGCGGTCGTGAACCGGCTGGGCGGTATCGACATCACCGACGTGACCAGCGGGTTCCGGGTGTACCGCGTCTCGAAGCTGGAGACCATCCTCCACCACTCCGACAGGCACTGGGCGGTCGAACAGACGCTCGACGCGGCGCGGTCGGGCCACCGCATCACCGAGGTGTCGGTGAAGATGCCCGTCCGCGACGAGGGCGACTCGCAGTTCACGTTCGACACGTTCGTCCTCTACCCGGCCCGGATGGCCGACGTCATCCTCCGCGTCCTCATCTTCCGATAA
- a CDS encoding class I SAM-dependent methyltransferase yields MVKFRTVMGESEILGGAIAERPREVSEHPLLAAIYDRHDALIQRHAHPDGRSLELAFGRHSHPDADVGVEVFHQNSVDATGVEATTADARALPFADDSFDTVIGRRFLHHVPEGERGRIIAEARRVLAPGGRLILLEGTPGLYRRFAKHLAFRLGALGEDTDEYGHLSVGEMQTLLDENGFDTVELRRLGSPLMPLSISKRSWSARAAPLYERTQFVRWWSLAVATPTPEPVAVSRVVPAEDGEERREPRKQRHV; encoded by the coding sequence ATGGTGAAGTTCCGGACGGTCATGGGTGAGAGCGAGATTCTCGGCGGGGCCATCGCCGAACGACCGCGGGAGGTCAGCGAGCATCCCTTGCTCGCCGCCATCTACGACCGTCACGACGCGTTGATACAGCGCCACGCCCACCCCGACGGGCGGTCGCTCGAACTCGCGTTCGGTCGGCACTCTCACCCCGACGCGGACGTGGGGGTCGAGGTGTTCCACCAGAACTCAGTCGACGCGACGGGCGTCGAGGCGACGACGGCCGACGCGCGAGCGCTCCCGTTCGCCGACGACTCGTTCGACACAGTCATCGGCCGACGGTTCCTCCACCACGTTCCCGAGGGCGAGCGTGGGCGGATAATCGCCGAGGCTCGCCGCGTTCTCGCACCCGGCGGACGACTCATACTGCTGGAGGGGACACCGGGGCTCTACCGGCGGTTCGCGAAGCACCTCGCGTTCCGACTCGGCGCGCTCGGCGAGGACACGGACGAGTACGGCCACCTCTCGGTGGGGGAGATGCAGACGCTCCTCGACGAGAACGGGTTCGACACCGTCGAACTGCGTCGGCTCGGGTCGCCGCTGATGCCTCTCAGCATCTCGAAGCGGTCCTGGAGCGCCCGCGCCGCGCCGCTGTACGAGCGGACCCAGTTCGTCAGGTGGTGGTCGCTGGCGGTGGCGACGCCGACGCCGGAACCCGTGGCCGTGTCGCGCGTGGTGCCGGCAGAGGACGGCGAAGAGCGGCGTGAACCGCGGAAACAACGACACGTCTAA
- a CDS encoding GtrA family protein has product MNRDTLSALLSGVRFSKFVSVGAVGAVFDLSVTFLLTLQFGVADEVAKVIGAEVAIVIMFFINEHWTFATEGEDGVLPTLGRLLRSNLVRSGGVAVQFLVVWSLSRLPISIPVFGVDLWTFVPPPLAIGLSMLLNYVLESLVTWRVTAEA; this is encoded by the coding sequence ATGAACCGCGACACGCTGTCGGCGCTGCTCTCGGGGGTCCGGTTCAGCAAGTTCGTCTCCGTCGGTGCCGTCGGTGCGGTCTTCGACCTCTCGGTGACGTTCCTCCTCACGCTCCAGTTCGGCGTCGCCGACGAGGTGGCGAAGGTGATCGGCGCGGAGGTAGCCATCGTCATCATGTTCTTCATCAACGAACACTGGACGTTCGCCACCGAGGGCGAGGACGGCGTCCTCCCGACGCTCGGCCGCCTGCTCAGGTCGAATCTGGTGCGGAGCGGCGGCGTCGCCGTCCAGTTCCTCGTCGTCTGGTCGCTCTCGCGGCTCCCCATCTCGATACCCGTCTTCGGCGTCGACCTCTGGACGTTCGTGCCGCCCCCGCTCGCCATCGGACTCTCGATGCTGCTCAACTACGTGCTGGAGAGCCTGGTCACGTGGCGGGTCACCGCGGAGGCCTGA
- a CDS encoding glycosyltransferase, translating into MSSVGLVVPAFRPTVEQLSAYVEALDERLSPAAIRIELDDPSEATLHALDALDSLPATVNAVPYRRGKGAAITSGFEHLDTDVLAFADADGATPAASVEAVVAPLLDGTADIAVGSRRHPDATVVSHQTHARRRMGDAFAWLARGLLDVDLYDFQCGAKAITAEAWGEVRKHLYEPGFAWDVEFIAMGGALGYPLVEVPVTWHDQPNSTVAPVRTATEMARALFVARHRALRLQDHRFHRAFPETTTALVDRDSR; encoded by the coding sequence ATGTCGTCCGTCGGTCTCGTCGTCCCCGCCTTCAGACCAACCGTCGAGCAGCTCTCGGCCTACGTCGAGGCGCTGGACGAGCGACTCTCGCCGGCGGCGATCCGTATCGAACTCGACGACCCCTCCGAGGCGACCCTCCACGCGCTCGACGCCCTCGACTCGCTGCCCGCGACGGTCAACGCCGTCCCGTACCGGCGCGGGAAGGGCGCGGCCATCACCAGCGGTTTCGAGCACCTCGACACCGACGTCCTCGCGTTCGCCGACGCCGACGGCGCGACCCCCGCAGCGAGCGTCGAGGCCGTCGTCGCGCCGTTGCTCGACGGCACGGCCGACATCGCGGTCGGGTCGCGGCGCCACCCCGACGCGACGGTCGTGAGCCACCAGACGCACGCTCGCCGACGGATGGGCGACGCGTTCGCGTGGCTGGCCCGCGGACTGCTCGACGTCGACCTCTACGACTTCCAGTGCGGTGCGAAGGCCATCACCGCCGAGGCGTGGGGCGAGGTTCGAAAACACCTCTACGAACCCGGATTCGCCTGGGACGTCGAGTTCATCGCGATGGGCGGCGCGCTCGGCTACCCGCTCGTCGAGGTGCCCGTGACGTGGCACGACCAGCCGAACTCGACGGTCGCACCGGTCCGCACGGCGACGGAGATGGCTCGTGCGCTGTTCGTCGCGCGCCACCGCGCGCTCCGACTGCAGGACCACCGCTTCCACCGGGCGTTCCCCGAGACCACGACGGCGCTCGTCGACCGGGACTCCAGATGA
- a CDS encoding DUF2298 domain-containing protein, producing MEVGLVLLWLAAYLALFAVGLPLVAALCPTLADRGAGVAIPAALLLVGFVGWVVGYVAFGWPAILAGLAVLLGASALAVRSGARPDTRVAVETALVFALAFLFLVAVRAVDPAVHPTAGEKFLDFSLLKALLRADRLPPLDPWFAGERVQYYYGGHMLAAMLTKATFTAPRYAYNLALAGFYAMLVTAAYGLAGALADDLPASRTTASAFGAFFVAVASNLATPVRALFDVLPNSVVASLAGLVGASPENWGGSLTAPLSEFTYWGASRVIPGTINEFPLFAFLNGDLHAHMMSTPFMLLGATLALSYYRTPDANRWRRRGLLALVALDAALLAVVNTWSFPTVLGVAWLAVAFAPSDPLTLLSARFGGREPSPLSQGRLQRVRRSLPAWTRTELRWTGGALVVTAVLGLLAVVASISFWSGAASGRSVELVENRSSLWGLLVVHGAFLLVFVPYLVGRARGVLDLGTGRVAALLVAWLGVCLVAWLLGAAVLGLFVPLALAAWLLLRARRSSGLETSFATVLVLAATGVVVLVDLVYLQEEAGPGRMNTVFKTYMQVWVLWAPAAGAALATLVARTTPAPSLADFASADRASFEHVRPGTVLAVLVVLSTSLYGGLAMTDHFTAEPGYYDADSQELYVPEDPTLDATQFVANYHADEAAAIDWLDEKPGQVTIAAAPGWGLYRWTNPESSLTGHMSVAGWAHEIGYRGEETYRARAADADAIFQAGPERRAALLAEYEVDYVYVGPTERDRYGDDVTFETVPGVTVAEQFEGVTVYEVNQSQLQAGNASGS from the coding sequence ATGGAAGTCGGCCTCGTTCTCCTGTGGCTCGCGGCGTACCTCGCCCTCTTCGCCGTCGGCCTCCCGCTGGTCGCCGCGCTCTGCCCGACACTGGCCGACCGCGGCGCGGGCGTCGCCATCCCGGCCGCGCTGCTCCTCGTCGGGTTCGTCGGCTGGGTCGTCGGCTACGTCGCCTTCGGGTGGCCCGCCATCCTCGCCGGCCTCGCCGTCCTGCTCGGTGCGTCCGCGCTGGCGGTCCGCTCGGGCGCTCGCCCCGACACCCGCGTCGCAGTCGAGACGGCGCTCGTCTTCGCGCTCGCGTTCCTCTTCCTCGTCGCCGTCCGGGCCGTCGACCCGGCCGTCCACCCGACCGCCGGCGAGAAGTTCCTCGACTTCTCGCTGCTGAAGGCGCTCCTCCGCGCCGACCGCCTGCCGCCGCTCGACCCGTGGTTCGCGGGCGAACGTGTCCAGTACTACTACGGCGGGCACATGCTCGCCGCGATGCTGACGAAGGCGACGTTCACCGCGCCGCGCTACGCCTACAACCTCGCGCTCGCTGGGTTCTACGCCATGCTCGTCACCGCGGCGTACGGGCTGGCGGGCGCGCTCGCCGACGACCTGCCCGCCTCGCGGACCACCGCGTCGGCGTTCGGTGCGTTCTTCGTCGCCGTCGCCAGCAACCTCGCCACGCCGGTCCGCGCGCTGTTCGACGTGCTCCCGAACTCCGTCGTCGCCTCGCTCGCGGGCCTCGTCGGTGCGTCCCCCGAGAACTGGGGCGGTAGCCTCACCGCGCCGCTCTCGGAGTTCACCTACTGGGGCGCGAGCCGCGTCATCCCCGGCACCATCAACGAGTTCCCGCTGTTCGCGTTCCTCAACGGCGACCTGCACGCCCACATGATGAGCACGCCGTTCATGCTCCTCGGGGCGACGCTCGCGCTCTCCTACTACCGGACGCCCGACGCGAACCGGTGGCGACGACGCGGCCTCCTGGCGCTCGTCGCACTCGACGCGGCGCTGCTGGCCGTCGTCAACACGTGGTCGTTCCCGACGGTCCTCGGCGTGGCGTGGCTCGCCGTCGCCTTCGCCCCGAGCGACCCGCTCACGCTCCTCTCGGCGCGGTTCGGCGGCCGCGAACCGTCGCCGCTCTCGCAGGGACGACTCCAGCGCGTCCGCCGGTCGCTCCCCGCGTGGACGCGGACCGAACTCCGGTGGACGGGCGGTGCGCTCGTCGTCACGGCCGTCCTCGGCCTCCTCGCGGTCGTCGCCTCGATCTCCTTCTGGTCGGGCGCGGCGAGCGGGCGGTCGGTCGAACTCGTCGAGAACCGGAGTTCGCTGTGGGGCCTGCTCGTCGTCCACGGCGCGTTCCTCCTCGTGTTCGTCCCGTACCTCGTCGGCCGGGCACGCGGGGTGCTGGACCTCGGGACGGGTCGCGTCGCCGCGCTCCTCGTCGCGTGGCTGGGCGTGTGCCTCGTCGCCTGGCTGCTGGGCGCGGCGGTGCTGGGCCTGTTCGTCCCACTCGCGCTCGCCGCGTGGCTCCTCTTGCGCGCGCGTCGCAGCTCCGGGCTGGAGACGAGTTTCGCCACCGTGCTCGTCCTCGCGGCGACGGGCGTCGTCGTCCTCGTCGACCTGGTGTACCTGCAGGAGGAGGCCGGGCCGGGCCGGATGAACACGGTGTTCAAGACGTACATGCAGGTCTGGGTACTCTGGGCACCGGCGGCGGGCGCTGCACTGGCGACCCTCGTCGCCCGGACGACGCCCGCCCCGTCGCTCGCGGACTTCGCCAGCGCGGACCGCGCCTCGTTCGAGCACGTTCGACCGGGGACGGTGCTCGCGGTCCTCGTCGTCCTCTCGACGTCGCTGTACGGCGGCCTCGCCATGACCGACCACTTCACCGCCGAACCGGGCTACTACGACGCCGACTCACAGGAGCTGTACGTCCCAGAGGACCCGACGCTCGACGCGACGCAGTTCGTCGCGAACTACCACGCAGACGAGGCCGCCGCCATCGACTGGCTCGACGAGAAGCCGGGGCAGGTCACCATCGCCGCCGCCCCCGGCTGGGGCCTCTACCGCTGGACGAACCCCGAATCCAGCCTCACCGGCCACATGTCGGTCGCCGGGTGGGCGCACGAGATCGGCTACCGCGGGGAGGAGACCTACCGCGCCCGCGCCGCAGACGCCGACGCGATATTCCAGGCTGGCCCTGAACGCCGCGCCGCACTGCTCGCGGAGTACGAGGTGGACTACGTCTACGTCGGCCCGACCGAGCGTGACCGCTACGGCGACGACGTCACCTTCGAGACCGTTCCGGGGGTGACCGTCGCCGAACAGTTCGAGGGCGTCACCGTCTACGAGGTGAATCAGTCGCAGTTGCAGGCCGGGAACGCCAGCGGGTCGTAG
- a CDS encoding M42 family metallopeptidase — MAATEFDFDLLRELTEERGVPGYEDRVRDIVRRELTETTDRVRTDAMGNVVGTLDGDSDYSVAVAAHMDEIGFMVRNVQEDGFLQLDALGGWDPRVLRAQRVTVHTEGGDLTGIIGSTPPHTGDGEESDPEVSDIYVDMGMDADAVTERVSVGDLVTMDQTTERVGDLVTGKSLDDRVCVLQLLEAARRIQDPAVTIHFCATVQEEIGLRGAEALGVDVDPDLAIALDVTVANDVPDYEAGDEVTELGEGAAIKLKDSSVVTNPKVNRRMRAVADEADVPYQLEVLPAGGTDTAGFQNSFGAKPVGAISIPTRYLHTVTESAHVDDIAAAIDLLTAVLESETGEEDYTL, encoded by the coding sequence ATGGCTGCGACCGAGTTCGACTTCGACCTCCTGCGTGAACTGACCGAGGAGCGCGGCGTCCCCGGCTACGAGGACCGCGTCCGCGACATCGTTCGCCGCGAACTGACCGAGACGACCGACCGCGTCCGCACCGACGCGATGGGCAACGTCGTCGGGACGCTGGACGGCGACAGCGACTACTCGGTCGCCGTCGCCGCCCACATGGACGAGATCGGGTTCATGGTCCGCAACGTCCAGGAGGACGGCTTCCTCCAGCTCGACGCCCTCGGCGGCTGGGACCCCCGCGTGCTGCGCGCCCAGCGCGTCACCGTCCACACTGAGGGCGGCGACCTGACGGGCATCATCGGGTCGACGCCGCCCCACACCGGCGACGGCGAGGAGAGCGACCCCGAGGTCTCGGATATCTACGTCGACATGGGAATGGACGCGGACGCGGTGACCGAGCGCGTCAGCGTCGGCGACCTCGTGACGATGGACCAGACGACCGAGCGCGTCGGCGACCTCGTCACGGGGAAGTCGCTCGACGACCGCGTCTGCGTCCTCCAGCTGCTCGAAGCCGCCCGCCGAATCCAGGACCCCGCCGTCACTATCCACTTCTGTGCGACCGTCCAGGAGGAGATCGGTCTGCGCGGTGCGGAGGCGCTGGGCGTCGACGTCGACCCTGACCTCGCCATCGCGCTCGACGTCACCGTCGCCAACGACGTCCCCGACTACGAGGCGGGCGACGAGGTGACCGAACTCGGCGAGGGTGCTGCTATCAAACTGAAGGACTCCTCGGTCGTCACGAACCCGAAGGTCAACCGCCGGATGCGCGCGGTCGCCGACGAGGCCGACGTCCCGTACCAGCTAGAGGTCCTCCCCGCGGGCGGCACCGACACCGCCGGCTTCCAGAACTCCTTCGGCGCGAAACCCGTCGGGGCCATCTCCATCCCGACGCGCTACCTCCACACCGTCACCGAGAGCGCGCACGTCGACGACATCGCCGCCGCCATCGACCTGCTGACGGCGGTGCTGGAGAGCGAGACGGGCGAGGAAGACTACACGCTCTAG
- a CDS encoding polyprenyl synthetase family protein — translation MRDVLDEWRPVVDEEIARLLPPEVDEPYLSDFFGDPTYEYDPAAIQEALADPIWDLLERGGKRWRAVLFLLFVDAFGEDPEELLPYACIPEILHNGTIIVDDVEDGAEMRRGGRALHLDHGVDVALNAGNAMYFLPLKIITRNPGDLDAETRLAAYEMLMYELNRTHLGQGMDICWHNHERITVGETQYLEMCACKTGCLGRIVARLAAIVTGQDEETELAVANYAEKMSVAFQIADDVLDIETSMEAGGDFGKAAGNDILEGKKTLATIHAAEHASAEQVARMEELLWADDNTPAEIAEVVDILTETGSVDYARRQARSLSDSALDHLSSVDLRPEPADQLANFARFVVEREV, via the coding sequence ATGCGGGACGTACTCGACGAGTGGCGACCTGTGGTCGACGAGGAGATAGCACGTCTCCTCCCTCCCGAGGTCGACGAGCCGTATCTCTCCGACTTCTTCGGCGACCCTACCTACGAGTACGACCCGGCGGCCATCCAGGAGGCGCTGGCCGACCCCATCTGGGACCTGCTCGAACGCGGCGGGAAGCGGTGGCGGGCGGTCCTGTTCCTCCTGTTCGTCGACGCCTTCGGCGAGGACCCCGAAGAACTCCTGCCGTACGCCTGCATCCCCGAGATTCTCCACAACGGTACCATCATCGTCGACGACGTTGAGGACGGCGCGGAGATGCGGCGCGGGGGCCGCGCGCTCCACCTCGACCACGGCGTCGACGTCGCACTCAACGCCGGGAACGCGATGTACTTCCTGCCGCTGAAGATCATCACGCGCAACCCCGGCGACCTCGACGCCGAGACGCGGCTGGCGGCCTACGAGATGCTGATGTACGAACTCAACCGGACGCATCTCGGCCAGGGGATGGACATCTGCTGGCACAACCACGAGCGCATCACCGTCGGCGAGACGCAGTACCTGGAGATGTGCGCGTGCAAGACCGGCTGTCTCGGGCGCATCGTCGCCCGTCTCGCCGCCATCGTCACGGGCCAGGACGAGGAGACCGAACTCGCCGTCGCCAACTACGCCGAGAAGATGAGCGTCGCCTTCCAGATAGCCGACGACGTGCTCGACATCGAGACCAGCATGGAGGCGGGCGGCGACTTCGGCAAGGCCGCGGGCAACGACATCCTGGAGGGGAAGAAGACGCTGGCGACCATCCACGCCGCCGAGCACGCCTCGGCCGAGCAGGTCGCCCGCATGGAGGAACTGCTGTGGGCCGACGACAACACGCCCGCCGAGATAGCGGAGGTCGTCGACATCCTCACCGAGACGGGGAGCGTCGACTACGCCCGTCGGCAGGCGCGGTCGCTCTCCGACAGCGCGCTCGACCACCTCTCGTCGGTCGACCTGCGACCGGAACCCGCCGACCAGTTGGCGAACTTCGCCCGGTTCGTCGTCGAGCGGGAGGTCTGA
- a CDS encoding M28 family peptidase: MTDDSWIGATFTSRRGWDHLETLVDIGDRMAGSDGERRAAEATRDALDAAGARDAHLDEFEIQGWTRGTSSIAAGDETVAPERTWDCLALPRSPAGEATGELVDLGYGLPEDFDADLDGRIVVCSSTVPDHYERFIHRREKYYRAAQAGAAAFVFRNHVEGCLAPTGSVGTADAPIGEVPAIGVSSELGARLLRRFEGESVTVSVDCEYETATSQNVHATLGPDTEEEVLVTSHVDAHDIAEGAMDNGAGTAMVVELANALAMRESELDTRVRFVAFGAEEVGLVGSEYDAEQSDLDAVKAIVNCDGVLQGRTLTAHTHGFDDLETVLGETAEHFDHPIETNPQQGPHSDHWPYVVAGGVPAYHVASESGERGRGWGHTRADTLDKLEQRTLREQAILLTDLTVRLADAETTVARQSRDDIVDALEREDKAEGMRITGDLP, from the coding sequence ATGACCGACGATAGCTGGATCGGCGCGACGTTCACGAGTCGGCGCGGGTGGGACCACCTGGAGACGCTCGTCGACATCGGCGACCGGATGGCCGGGAGCGACGGCGAGCGGCGGGCGGCCGAGGCCACCCGCGACGCCCTCGACGCAGCGGGGGCACGCGACGCACACCTCGACGAGTTCGAGATTCAGGGCTGGACGCGCGGGACGAGCAGTATCGCGGCGGGAGACGAGACGGTCGCCCCCGAACGGACGTGGGACTGTCTCGCGCTGCCGCGGTCGCCCGCGGGCGAGGCGACGGGCGAACTCGTCGACCTCGGCTACGGCCTGCCGGAGGACTTCGACGCGGACCTCGACGGGAGGATAGTCGTCTGCTCCTCGACGGTCCCGGACCACTACGAGCGGTTCATCCACCGTCGCGAGAAGTACTACCGCGCGGCCCAGGCGGGGGCGGCGGCGTTCGTGTTCCGGAACCACGTCGAGGGCTGTCTCGCGCCGACCGGCAGCGTCGGGACGGCCGACGCACCCATCGGCGAGGTCCCCGCCATCGGCGTCTCCAGCGAACTCGGCGCGCGACTGCTCCGCCGGTTCGAGGGCGAGTCCGTCACGGTGAGCGTCGACTGCGAGTACGAGACGGCGACGAGCCAGAACGTCCACGCGACCCTCGGCCCCGACACCGAGGAGGAGGTGCTCGTGACCAGCCACGTCGACGCTCACGACATCGCGGAGGGCGCGATGGACAACGGAGCGGGGACGGCGATGGTCGTCGAACTCGCGAACGCGCTTGCGATGCGCGAATCCGAACTCGATACGAGGGTCAGGTTCGTCGCGTTCGGAGCCGAGGAGGTCGGTCTCGTCGGGTCGGAGTACGACGCCGAGCAGTCGGACCTCGACGCGGTGAAGGCCATCGTCAACTGCGACGGCGTGCTCCAGGGACGGACGCTCACCGCCCACACCCACGGGTTCGACGACCTGGAGACGGTGCTCGGAGAGACCGCCGAGCACTTCGACCACCCCATCGAGACCAACCCCCAGCAGGGACCCCACAGCGACCACTGGCCGTACGTCGTCGCGGGCGGGGTCCCGGCCTACCACGTCGCCAGCGAGAGCGGCGAGCGCGGCCGCGGCTGGGGCCACACGCGCGCCGACACGCTCGACAAACTGGAGCAGCGGACCCTCCGCGAGCAGGCCATCCTGCTGACCGACCTGACGGTCCGACTGGCCGACGCTGAGACCACCGTCGCTCGCCAGTCGCGCGACGACATCGTCGACGCCCTGGAACGCGAGGACAAGGCCGAGGGGATGCGAATCACCGGGGATTTACCGTAG
- a CDS encoding ATP-NAD kinase: MNDEGTEVRPSGEARFAVVGDEATPDGRSSADGSDVPSLSAAVDDAGALVDTPDADVVVAVGEAALSRVAPVTDAPILAVDVGGPHSVPRSVALDLVSALTPGEFSTTTQPLVTVECGAERTRALFDVTLVTADPARISEYSVHSGGEEVDRFRADGVVLATAMGSHGYAHAAGGPVLTADADSLVAVPIAPFAIGADHWVLPSTETTLRVEREDAPVDCFADTDRVGAVTPGEPVRVRPDGVVRFVRPEWR; encoded by the coding sequence ATGAACGACGAGGGGACGGAGGTCCGCCCGAGCGGCGAGGCTCGCTTCGCCGTCGTCGGCGACGAGGCTACCCCCGACGGTCGCTCGTCCGCGGACGGGAGCGACGTCCCGTCGCTCTCGGCAGCCGTCGACGACGCCGGCGCGCTCGTCGACACCCCGGACGCCGACGTGGTCGTCGCCGTCGGCGAGGCGGCGCTCTCACGCGTCGCTCCCGTCACCGACGCACCCATCCTCGCCGTCGACGTCGGTGGACCGCACTCCGTCCCACGCTCGGTCGCCCTCGACCTCGTTAGCGCGCTGACGCCGGGCGAGTTCTCGACGACGACACAGCCGCTCGTCACCGTCGAGTGCGGCGCGGAGCGGACGCGGGCGCTGTTCGACGTGACGCTCGTCACCGCCGACCCCGCCCGCATCTCGGAGTACTCGGTCCACAGCGGCGGCGAGGAGGTAGACCGCTTCCGTGCCGACGGGGTGGTACTGGCGACGGCGATGGGGAGTCACGGCTACGCCCACGCCGCGGGCGGCCCGGTGCTCACGGCCGACGCCGACTCGCTGGTCGCCGTCCCCATCGCCCCGTTCGCCATCGGAGCCGACCACTGGGTCCTCCCCAGCACGGAGACGACGCTCCGCGTCGAACGCGAGGACGCCCCCGTCGACTGCTTCGCCGACACCGACCGCGTCGGGGCGGTGACGCCGGGCGAACCGGTCCGCGTCCGGCCGGACGGCGTCGTGCGCTTCGTCCGTCCCGAGTGGCGCTGA